From one Streptomyces chromofuscus genomic stretch:
- a CDS encoding NADH-quinone oxidoreductase subunit A: MREPTVEPTAVVAADYFQSYSVVGLLAAIGVLFVAIAFGAGRLLRPVVPTHEKLLTYECGVDPVGEGWAHTQVRYYVYAFLYVIFAIDSIFLFPWATVFADPGYGATTLVEMFIFLGFLAVGLLYAYKKGVLAWT, encoded by the coding sequence GTGCGGGAACCGACCGTCGAACCGACCGCCGTCGTCGCGGCGGACTACTTCCAGTCCTATTCGGTCGTCGGACTGCTCGCCGCCATCGGCGTGCTGTTCGTCGCGATCGCCTTCGGGGCGGGCCGGCTGCTGCGCCCCGTGGTGCCCACCCACGAGAAGCTCCTGACCTACGAGTGCGGCGTCGACCCCGTCGGCGAGGGCTGGGCCCACACCCAGGTCCGCTACTACGTCTACGCCTTCCTCTACGTGATCTTCGCGATCGACTCGATCTTCCTCTTCCCGTGGGCCACGGTCTTCGCCGACCCCGGTTACGGAGCGACGACCCTCGTCGAGATGTTCATCTTCCTCGGCTTCCTGGCCGTGGGCCTGCTCTACGCGTACAAGAAGGGTGTCCTGGCATGGACGTGA